CGTCAAGCGGCCGTCGAACATGGCGCAATCGTTCCCGGCAGAGTCGAACAAAGCTCCCTGATTGAACGAATTTTCAGCACGGACGGCGATTTGATTATGCCTCCTGCAGAATCAGGCAAGACTCTTTCCAGTCAACAGAAGCAACTGCTGTCTGACTGGATTCAGCAGGGAGCGGAATACCAGAAACACTGGTCGTTTGAACCTGTCCCGGACGTTGTGCCATTACCCGATCCCAGTGCCTGGGCTGATGCCTCTTTCGGCGACGCCCAAAAATGGATCCGCAATGGAATCGACTTCTTTGTCGCCGCTCAGCACCATCGCAAAGGGGTGCGCCCGAATCCTGAAGTGGATCGAGCGACCTGGCTTCGTCGTGTCACATTGGACCTGACCGGGTTACCCCCGAGCCTGGAAGAGCTGGATGGGTTTCTGTCGGACCCGTCCGACGACGCCTACGAATCCGTTGTGGACCGACTACTGTCTTCGCCTGCCTATGGCGAAAGAATGGCGAATATGTGGATGGATGTGGCCAGGTACGCAGATACGTTTGGCTATCAAAGCGATGTTGAAATGGACGTCTGGCCCTGGCGTGACTGGGTGATTGAGGCCTTCAACTCCAATATGCCTTATGACCAGTTCTTAACAGAGCAAATCGCGGGAGATCTTCTTCCCAATGCGACTCAGAATCAGCGACTGGCCACGACATTTAATCGCCTTCATCGACAGACCAATGAAGGAGGAAGTGTTCCCGAAGAGTTTCGGCTGACCGGCATCGCCGACCGAACGACCACTGCAGGAACCGCCTTTCTGGGGCTCACGTTGGAATGTTGCCGGTGTCATGATCACAAGTTCGACCCCATTTCGCAGCGAGAATTCTATCAGTTGTCCGCCTACTTTTCGGACATCGACGAATTTGGACTCTACGCTCATTTCACTCGTGGTCGGCCGACTCCCGCCATGCTGTTGTATGCGGAAGATGAACGGGCCTCGCATCTGGCGACCCTTCAGGAAATTGAAACGGCAAAGGAGCGCTATGAAACCGCACTACTGTCCGCGCGACAGAAGGTGGAACAACAACCGGACGCACTGTTGAAACAGCTTCCGCCGGTACCAGATCCAGCGTTTCACGCACCTCTGGAAGGTACGGAGGACGGAGTTTCCGGCAAAGCCACGCTTTGCGACGGCGATCAACAGATTGCATGTCCGGATGCTCCGGTGTTCGGAAGAACGTCTCCGTTTACCTACAGCCTTTGGGTCAGGCCCGCGGTTCAGCAGCCTCGCATGCTTGTGTTGCATCAGTCCGTCGCAGCAGAGGACAGTGCATTCCGTGGCATCCAGCTCACTCTTGATGACGGATTCCCGGAATTCTCCATGATTCACTTCTGGCCCGGAAACGCTGTGCGAGTTCAAAGCCGAACTTCGGTTCTCGTCAATCAATGGAGCCATTTGGCGGTCACTCACGATGGAAGTGGTACCGCATCCGGAATCAGAATTTTTGTGAACGGACTGGCCACTGATGTGGATGTGGAACGCGACAAGCTGACCCTCGATGTCCGGCATCGGAAGGAATGGGGTGATCCCAGCGTGGGCAGCGACAAACTGTCGCTGGGGGCGAGGTTTCGGGATGTCGGCTTTCGAGATGGTGGGCTCGATGAATTGAACGTGTACGACCATCAGCTTTCCTCCGCGCAAGTCATGGCGGTCTACTGCAGCGTTCGGAAAGATTCCGTTCCCGCAGGTATCTCAGTGGAATCAGCCATTGAACATCATCTGCTGGTGGCAGATGAATCGGTCCGGAATGCTCGAACTGCCTTACAGAAGGCTCGTCATGAAGAAAACGAATTCGTCTCCGGGATTCGGCAGATCATGGTCATGCAGCATTCTGCTGATGCGACTCCGACCCATATGCTCACACGCGGCGAATACACAGCGAAGGGCGAAGCTGTCGACGCGGGTCTGCCACAGGCTACGGGCACCCTTTCAGTGGTCGGAGAAGGACGCCTGCAGCTTGCAAACTGGATGACACATCCAAACCATCCACTGACCTCACGAGTGATTGTGAACCGCATGTGGCACCTGTTCTTTGGACGGGGGATCGTCGTGACTCTGGAAGATTTTGGTTCGCAGGGCACACCACCATCGCATCCGGAGTTGCTCGACTACCTGTCACGTGATTTGATCGAACATGATTGGGATCTGAAGTCTCTGTGTCGAAAGATTGTACTGTCTGCGACATACCGACAATCGTCGGTCAGTGCAGACGCAGCCGCCTTTGCGAAGGACCCTGACAATATCTGGCTATCACGTGGTCCCCGCCATCGATTGTCGGCGGAACAACTCCGCGATTCTATTCTTGCGGCCAGCGGCCTGCTGGTGCGAACGATCGGTGGCCCCAGCGTGATGCCCTACCAGCCCGAAGGGCTCTGGAAACAAGCGGGCACCGGAAAGACCTATCACCAGTCGAAAGGGGAGGGGCTGTATCGAAGAAGCCTTTACACATTCTGGAGACGAACAGCTCCACCACCGTCGATGCTGACTTTTGATGCGACCAGCCGCGAAAGCTGTACGGCCCGGCGAGAGCTAACGACCACGCCCCTGCAGGCACTCGTGTTTTTGAATGATCCGCAGTATGTAGAAGCGGCTCGGGTTCTGGCTGAAAAACTCATTCTATCCCATCGTGACGATCAGAATGCCCGATGGAATGAACTGTTTCGACGACTACTCTGCCGATTGCCCACAGATCAGGAACGGTCCGTCATCGACAGTCTTTATCAGGAGCAACTTGGCTACTTTCGTGAGGACTCCTCGCGGTCCGACGAGTTCTTGAAGGTCGGTGAACGAACCCCTGAGGATTCGGCAGATCGTTCGGATCTGGCCGCGACAAGTATCGTTGTGCAAACGCTGTTTGCATACGACGAAACAATTATGCTCAGATGAGCGGGCCTCGCGTCACCCAACGACAGCGATGCAGGGATTCAGCTGCGAAACGGCAACCAGAAGAAACGGCAACCAGAAGAAAATAGAGAACACGCATGACAGATCGGATCGCGAACATGTTGATGACCTCAGAAATCAACACGTTGGACAGAGGCCGCAGCAGTCAGGAAACGGCGGTTATCACCGACTGCTCAAGGCACGGAGTTGGCAACATGCATCGGCGTCATTGGTTGGGGCAGATTGGAATGGGGTTTGGCAGTATTGCCGCCATGGGTCTTTTGCAGCGTGAAGGATACGCCGCGAGTGAAGGCCTTTCGGACACGACCAGCCACGGCGTGATTCATCCACTCCATCACCTGCCAAAAGCAAAACGCGTCATCTACTTGTTTCAGGCGGGAGGCCCGTCTCAACTGGAGACCTGGGATTACAAGCCTCTGCTGAATGAAAAGCAGGGGCAACCGCTTCCGGATTCTGTGCGAAACGGACAGAGGCTGACCGGAATGTCCGGTAATCAGGCCGTACTGCCACTCGCGGGATCGCTGTTCAAATTCGCTCAGCACGGTCAAAGTGGGACATGGGCCAGTGAATTGTTGCCCCATATGTCACAGCATGTGGATCGGATTGCAGTGATCCGTTCGATGTATACAGAGGCTATTAATCACGATCCCGCAATTACGTTCCTTCAGACTGGCAATCAGATCTCAGGACGCCCCAGCATTGGATCATGGCTTCACTACGGTCTCGGCAGCGACAGTACAAACCTTCCTGCATTCGTTGTCCTGATCACGAAAGGAAAAGGTGGTCAGCCTTTGTATTCACGACTTTGGGGCTCCGGCTTCCTGCCCGCTCGATACCAGGGTGTGCAGTTCCGATCCGGCAGGGAACCTGTGCTATATTTGTCCAATCCGCCCGGTGTTTCCAGAGACAGTCGACGCAGCATGCTGGATCGCCTTCAACAACTGCATGCACTGGAGCAGGACCGACTCGGCGATCCGGAACTGCTAACCCGGATTGGTCAATACGAAATGGCTTATCGCATGCAGTCGAGCGTTCCGGAAGTCGCAAATCTTGCAGAAGAGCCTGAACATATTCTGAACATGTATGGCCCGGATGCCACCAAACCAGGCACCTTTGCCGCTAACTGCATTCTTGCACGCCGACTCGCTGAACGCGGCGTTCGATTTATTCAGCTGTATCATCAGGGCTGGGACCATCATGGCAATATTCCCGGCGGAATGAGGACGCAGTGCCGCGAAACGGATCAGCCGGCCGCTGCACTGCTGCAAGATCTGCTGCAACGAGGAATGCTGGATGACACTCTGGTGATTTGGGGAGGAGAATTTGGACGCACGAATTATTCCCAGGGGACATTGACGGCCACAAACTATGGACGGGACCATCATCCTCGCTGCTTTAGCATGTGGTTGGCTGGCGGAGGGATCAAAGGTGGTGTGACGTTCGGTGAAACGTGTGAATTTGGTTACAACGTGGTCTCGGATGGAGTTCATGTGCGAGACTTTCACGCTACGTTAATGCACCTGATGGGAATCGATCACCAGCGATTCACAGCCAGATTCCAGGGCCTCGACGCCCGGCTGACCGGAGTGGAGCCGTCGCGAATTGTGCACGAAATCCTCTCCTGATGGACTGCCGGACATCAGCAGCCTGTTGAAAAACGGGACTGGATCGAGCAGGTGACCTGACAACACGATGGTTTCCAGTCGTCCTGCGTGCCGGTCCCGGTTTTTCAACGGACAGCCAAGTGAATCCCGGTCACGTCCGCATCTCGGGATGGC
The Planctomycetaceae bacterium DNA segment above includes these coding regions:
- a CDS encoding DUF1553 domain-containing protein; this encodes MSKYSTITFCLLAVVVCDSTADEISFNRDIRPILSQYCFACHGPDQNHREADLRLDNRQAAVEHGAIVPGRVEQSSLIERIFSTDGDLIMPPAESGKTLSSQQKQLLSDWIQQGAEYQKHWSFEPVPDVVPLPDPSAWADASFGDAQKWIRNGIDFFVAAQHHRKGVRPNPEVDRATWLRRVTLDLTGLPPSLEELDGFLSDPSDDAYESVVDRLLSSPAYGERMANMWMDVARYADTFGYQSDVEMDVWPWRDWVIEAFNSNMPYDQFLTEQIAGDLLPNATQNQRLATTFNRLHRQTNEGGSVPEEFRLTGIADRTTTAGTAFLGLTLECCRCHDHKFDPISQREFYQLSAYFSDIDEFGLYAHFTRGRPTPAMLLYAEDERASHLATLQEIETAKERYETALLSARQKVEQQPDALLKQLPPVPDPAFHAPLEGTEDGVSGKATLCDGDQQIACPDAPVFGRTSPFTYSLWVRPAVQQPRMLVLHQSVAAEDSAFRGIQLTLDDGFPEFSMIHFWPGNAVRVQSRTSVLVNQWSHLAVTHDGSGTASGIRIFVNGLATDVDVERDKLTLDVRHRKEWGDPSVGSDKLSLGARFRDVGFRDGGLDELNVYDHQLSSAQVMAVYCSVRKDSVPAGISVESAIEHHLLVADESVRNARTALQKARHEENEFVSGIRQIMVMQHSADATPTHMLTRGEYTAKGEAVDAGLPQATGTLSVVGEGRLQLANWMTHPNHPLTSRVIVNRMWHLFFGRGIVVTLEDFGSQGTPPSHPELLDYLSRDLIEHDWDLKSLCRKIVLSATYRQSSVSADAAAFAKDPDNIWLSRGPRHRLSAEQLRDSILAASGLLVRTIGGPSVMPYQPEGLWKQAGTGKTYHQSKGEGLYRRSLYTFWRRTAPPPSMLTFDATSRESCTARRELTTTPLQALVFLNDPQYVEAARVLAEKLILSHRDDQNARWNELFRRLLCRLPTDQERSVIDSLYQEQLGYFREDSSRSDEFLKVGERTPEDSADRSDLAATSIVVQTLFAYDETIMLR
- a CDS encoding DUF1501 domain-containing protein, which translates into the protein MHRRHWLGQIGMGFGSIAAMGLLQREGYAASEGLSDTTSHGVIHPLHHLPKAKRVIYLFQAGGPSQLETWDYKPLLNEKQGQPLPDSVRNGQRLTGMSGNQAVLPLAGSLFKFAQHGQSGTWASELLPHMSQHVDRIAVIRSMYTEAINHDPAITFLQTGNQISGRPSIGSWLHYGLGSDSTNLPAFVVLITKGKGGQPLYSRLWGSGFLPARYQGVQFRSGREPVLYLSNPPGVSRDSRRSMLDRLQQLHALEQDRLGDPELLTRIGQYEMAYRMQSSVPEVANLAEEPEHILNMYGPDATKPGTFAANCILARRLAERGVRFIQLYHQGWDHHGNIPGGMRTQCRETDQPAAALLQDLLQRGMLDDTLVIWGGEFGRTNYSQGTLTATNYGRDHHPRCFSMWLAGGGIKGGVTFGETCEFGYNVVSDGVHVRDFHATLMHLMGIDHQRFTARFQGLDARLTGVEPSRIVHEILS